Proteins encoded in a region of the Pelobates fuscus isolate aPelFus1 chromosome 11, aPelFus1.pri, whole genome shotgun sequence genome:
- the DRAXIN gene encoding draxin — MTALFDCLPSVCLVLVIITNHLICPSSLEPKVKPKRMSETSRYEQDMWGHQPQERTNRRSGMSKRDRTRGGMSPTAFVPVDGVIGLPPQSEVADVIQPSALKQDREQFQAFDFPYNQRDNQSPGVHSKGKKHNREHRRSNNKDRVKHHRGRGFEAEPSSLMKEDLSFKVTPHLTRLDISPSAPGPAYPLSTGSQSPVAEHPTAALDTSHRVRSHSKKGGDVAPTLDMGLFDWTDYEDLKPDTWPSPKKKGKQKDKFNTTSMAEVEPCDHHLDCLPGSCCDLREHLCKAHNRGLNNKCYDDCMCTEGLRCYAKFHRNQRVTRKKGRCVDPESINKDQGSFISV, encoded by the exons ATGACTGCCCTATTTGACTGCCTTCCTTCCGTCTGCCTGGTATTAGTGATTATTACTAATCATCTGATCTGCCCGAGCTCCCTGGAGCCAAAAGTCAAACCTAAAAGAATGTCAGAAACCAGCAGGTATGAGCAGGACATGTGGGGTCACCAGCCTCAAGAGAGGACAAACAGGAGGTCAGGAATGTCTAAGAGAGATCGAACTCGAGGTGGAATGTCACCCACAGCCTTCGTACCAGTGGATGGTGTTATTGGGCTACCACCCCAGAGCGAAGTAGCAGATGTAATACAGCCAAGCGCACTGAAACAGGACAGGGAACAATTTCAGGCTTTCGATTTTCCCTATAATCAAAGGGACAACCAGTCACCAGGAGTCCATTCAAAGGGGAAGAAACATAACCGAGAACACAGAAGGTCCAACAACAAGGATCGGGTTAAGCACCATCGAG GCAGAGGCTTTGAAGCTGAACCCAGCAGTCTCATGAAAGAGGATTTAAGCTTTAAAGTGACCCCCCACCTGACTCGTCTGGATATCTCTCCGAGTGCCCCTGGCCCTGCATATCCTCTCAGCACAGGCAGCCAATCGCCAGTTGCCGAGCATCCCACAGCGGCGTTGGATACCTCACATCGCGTCCGG TCTCATTCAAAGAAAGGCGGTGATGTCGCGCCAACACTGGATATGGGGCTTTTTGATTGGACGGATTATGAAGACTTGAAGCCGGATACCTGGCCATCCCCAAAAAAGAAAG GGAAGCAGAAAGATAAATTTAATACAACCTCGATGGCTGAAGTagagccatgtgatcaccatcTCGATTGCCTCCCAG GTTCCTGCTGTGATCTGCGCGAACATCTCTGCAAAGCGCATAATCGAGGGTTGAACAATAAGTGCTACGATGACTGCATGTGCACAGAAG gtcTGCGCTGCTATGCCAAATTTCACCGTAATCAGAGAGTCACCAGGAAGAAAGGGCGCTGCGTGGACCCAGAATCAATCAACAAAGACCAAGGATCGTTCATATCCGTTTAA